The Silene latifolia isolate original U9 population chromosome X, ASM4854445v1, whole genome shotgun sequence genome contains the following window.
CTACGAGCAATTGCCTTGGAAAAAATATCCCAAAATtgggatgaaaaaaaaaacattcggaGTACAACTTTATTCGCAAGAGTTTTATTCATTACAGGTTCTGCAAATGCAAGTGAATCAGATTCATTACAAATTAACATGCTGGGACATCAGTGAGTCATGGCAGATGACTAGATGAGTAAAATATCTAATGTAAAATTGCAAGAAATAGGAGTAAAATGCAACAAATTTGAAACTGTAATCATCTTGAACAAGCTGTCAACGACTTCTTTAACCTTGTTCTCTCTTGGCGTCCTGTTTTGAGCACTTGCACTACTAGAGCACATAGCAAATGCTGAAGTAAAACTCTGTACAAAATTCTGAACTGTAACATAGAGATGAAAACAACAAATAATGCTACAATTAGACTGATTTCCGGAACAAAAGTTCACTGTGTAAATACTAAGATTTGCCTTGCATTATCACTACATTCCACTATTTCGCAGTCGCAACTCCGTTTTGAACCTCAGACATCTCGGCCTCGGCCACCGTGCCTTGTTCTCTAAATTTTTTATAAATATCACCTTTGTAAAACTTCCTAGTCCTAAGAACCAAAATAAAAGAAACTAAAGACCCAAGTAGTGTAGCACCTGTAATAATAAGAAAAgaaatcttgtaacaatttgcaCCTATACATTTCAAATCTTGTCCTTCTTTTCTTGTTAATCCCTTTGCAGCTAACTGCCTTAATCCCTCTTGATCATACAATCTCCCGGTGATTACGACATTAAACACGTAAGACCCAACCGGGCTGGCCACAGCTCCAAAGTTATAGAGTGTGGAGTAGTACTTGAGCCCGAATATCTCTGAAATGATAGCGTAAACCAAAGGCCAATTCGCACCAAAGCAAAACCCGAGGATCACTGAGGCTACGTATAGGGAGTTGGGGACTCCGAAGGCAATGAGGAGGTGGCCTATGCAGGAGACGAGTAGGACTAGAGTCATCATCATTGGACGCGGGAATTTGTACTTGGCTAGGACAACTTCAGAGGCAAAGCCTGATACTACTCGGCCTAGGTAGTTCCAAATGCTAATTAACGAGACAAATGTGGTTATGCTTTCGGGAGGGTAGCCTAAGGCGGACCCTATTTGACCGAGATTGTCAATGGCAGTCAAGGTTCCGCCTATGCCACATGCAGTGGCTATGAAGAGGATCAACATGTCGATGCTAAAGAGGGCTTGGAGTATGGTGTAGTCATCTCCTCTATTTGGCGGATTGAATATGTTTGCAAGGCAAGAATCGCGGTTCTCTTTCTCGTCCTTGAAGCCTTCAACTACTACTGGTTTTGCAGTATCTTGAGTGATAACCTCAAGACTTGAAACACTCTCAAGACTCTCGTCGTTTCTCCTCCTTTGATCCACAAGATGGCGTTCTTCCTTCACAACAA
Protein-coding sequences here:
- the LOC141618365 gene encoding protein NUCLEAR FUSION DEFECTIVE 4-like; its protein translation is MAFIASNSGRTTMSRFGLQVILGRWFMVFASTLVMAVAGAGYLFGLYSNELKSVMGYDQSTLNLLSFFKDMGGNLGVISGLINEVTSPWVVLIIGAVLNFFGYFMIWLAVSGHLKRVPVWQMCMYICIGANSQSFANTGALVTCVKNFPESRGIVLGLLKGFVGLSGAILTQLYHTFYGKDSKALILFLAWLPAAVSIVFLRTIRVLKVVHQQNEVKVFYNLLYISLALAGFLMVLIVVQIRVTFSKAEYYASASIVVLLLLLPFAIVVKEERHLVDQRRRNDESLESVSSLEVITQDTAKPVVVEGFKDEKENRDSCLANIFNPPNRGDDYTILQALFSIDMLILFIATACGIGGTLTAIDNLGQIGSALGYPPESITTFVSLISIWNYLGRVVSGFASEVVLAKYKFPRPMMMTLVLLVSCIGHLLIAFGVPNSLYVASVILGFCFGANWPLVYAIISEIFGLKYYSTLYNFGAVASPVGSYVFNVVITGRLYDQEGLRQLAAKGLTRKEGQDLKCIGANCYKISFLIITGATLLGSLVSFILVLRTRKFYKGDIYKKFREQGTVAEAEMSEVQNGVATAK